Proteins from one Caulobacter sp. 73W genomic window:
- a CDS encoding GAF domain-containing protein, whose translation MAEAFNDLTLSTDKAARYAEVAVEVASVLDGETNLTARMATVASMLANSFDHYFWTGFYVVDPLKPRELVVGPYQGTLGCLRIAFGRGVCGAAAETGLTQLVEDVHAFPGHIACDGRSQSEIVVPVFDATGNLLAVFDVDSDQPAAFDTVDQQGIETILAATFSKAG comes from the coding sequence ATGGCTGAAGCATTCAACGACCTCACCCTCTCGACCGACAAGGCCGCCCGCTACGCCGAGGTGGCCGTCGAGGTCGCCTCCGTCCTTGATGGCGAGACGAACCTGACCGCGCGCATGGCCACGGTGGCCTCGATGCTGGCCAACAGCTTCGACCACTATTTCTGGACCGGCTTCTACGTGGTCGATCCGCTCAAGCCGCGCGAACTGGTGGTTGGCCCGTACCAGGGGACCCTGGGCTGCCTGCGCATCGCGTTCGGCCGCGGCGTCTGCGGCGCGGCGGCGGAGACGGGCCTGACCCAACTGGTCGAGGACGTTCACGCCTTTCCGGGCCACATCGCCTGCGATGGACGTTCGCAGAGCGAGATCGTCGTGCCGGTGTTCGACGCCACCGGAAACCTGCTGGCGGTGTTCGACGTGGACTCCGACCAGCCCGCCGCCTTCGACACGGTGGATCAGCAAGGGATCGAGACGATCCTGGCCGCCACTTTCAGCAAGGCCGGCTGA
- a CDS encoding class I SAM-dependent methyltransferase, producing the protein MTQPSRFEAAHLYTDASGFIDVKKLIEAYPFEDHVRRADEYFRTIDRPWDHHFRKPFHEVNDTAATLSGFAAVLKAGKFKPGLTVADFGCGAGWLSAALSMMNCRPIGLDISDAGLDMARRFVDEHPLLRTQNIRFEPIREEKSVPLEDGSVDRLICFDSFHHVSDQAAYLHEFHRVLVPGGLAIFHEPGPRHSRTETSQAEMRDFAVIENDVVIEDIWAAAQRAGFVGIEMAIFNDHPVTMSLEGFNRGLRGLLAPWTYYKLGRELMQQSYDKRVFVLRKAGTLDANSRFADQLDGRMSLVEQSFEPEQRIFTAVLDVANTGPGSWLSSSAGYGAVNLGLNAVGAEGVKAYPDAIHLPVSSEVTHAGRTQRVTVSAVIPWQLGPEFTVEIQLVSELVAWFGQPIQIRNSPPA; encoded by the coding sequence ATGACTCAGCCTTCCCGTTTCGAAGCCGCTCACCTCTATACGGACGCGTCCGGCTTCATCGACGTGAAGAAGTTGATCGAGGCCTATCCCTTCGAGGACCATGTCAGGCGCGCGGACGAGTATTTCCGCACCATCGACAGGCCGTGGGACCACCATTTCCGCAAGCCGTTCCATGAGGTGAACGACACGGCGGCGACCCTGTCGGGTTTCGCCGCTGTGCTGAAGGCCGGCAAGTTCAAGCCGGGCCTGACCGTGGCCGATTTCGGCTGCGGGGCGGGCTGGTTGAGCGCGGCCCTGTCGATGATGAACTGCCGACCGATCGGCTTGGATATCTCCGACGCCGGGCTGGATATGGCTCGACGGTTCGTCGACGAGCATCCCCTGCTGCGTACCCAGAACATCCGCTTCGAGCCGATCCGCGAGGAAAAATCCGTGCCGCTCGAAGACGGCTCGGTCGATCGGCTGATCTGCTTCGACAGCTTCCACCACGTCTCCGACCAGGCCGCCTATCTGCATGAGTTCCACCGGGTTCTCGTGCCCGGCGGCCTGGCGATCTTCCACGAGCCGGGACCACGCCATTCGCGAACCGAGACGTCGCAGGCCGAGATGCGTGACTTCGCGGTCATCGAGAACGATGTCGTCATCGAGGATATCTGGGCGGCCGCCCAGAGGGCCGGGTTCGTGGGCATCGAGATGGCGATCTTCAACGACCATCCGGTGACCATGAGCCTTGAGGGCTTCAACCGCGGACTTCGCGGACTGCTGGCTCCGTGGACCTATTACAAGCTCGGCCGCGAGTTGATGCAGCAGAGCTATGACAAGCGTGTCTTCGTTCTGCGCAAGGCGGGAACGCTGGACGCCAACAGCCGGTTCGCCGACCAGCTCGACGGCCGCATGTCGCTGGTGGAGCAGAGCTTCGAGCCGGAACAGCGCATCTTCACCGCCGTGCTGGACGTCGCCAACACCGGTCCGGGTTCGTGGCTGAGCTCCAGCGCCGGCTACGGCGCCGTGAACCTTGGCCTCAACGCTGTTGGGGCGGAGGGGGTGAAGGCCTATCCCGACGCCATTCACCTGCCGGTGTCATCCGAAGTCACCCATGCGGGGCGGACGCAACGCGTGACCGTCTCGGCTGTGATCCCCTGGCAGCTGGGGCCGGAATTCACGGTGGAGATCCAGCTGGTTTCGGAGTTGGTCGCCTGGTTCGGGCAACCAATTCAAATTCGGAACTCGCCGCCGGCGTGA
- a CDS encoding flavin reductase family protein, whose amino-acid sequence MSGTRVELDQDALANARALRDAFGCFTTGVTVVTALCPEGRKLGFTVNSFASVSLDPPLALICVDLNSFSLQGLEASGAFVVNVLHADQQALARQFVQRDDDRFAGVGLETWGTGAPIIDDCMANFECRISQAFDAGDHRVIVGEILRVRFDPAHEPLVYLQGRFRKVHVDDE is encoded by the coding sequence ATGAGCGGAACCCGTGTCGAGCTTGACCAGGACGCCCTCGCCAATGCGCGGGCGCTTCGTGATGCGTTCGGCTGTTTCACCACTGGGGTGACGGTCGTTACGGCCTTGTGCCCGGAAGGGCGCAAGCTGGGCTTCACTGTCAACTCCTTCGCCTCCGTCTCGCTGGATCCGCCGCTGGCCTTGATCTGCGTCGATCTGAACTCCTTCAGCCTGCAGGGGCTGGAGGCCAGCGGCGCCTTCGTCGTGAATGTGCTGCACGCCGATCAGCAGGCCCTGGCCCGCCAGTTCGTGCAGCGCGACGACGATCGCTTCGCCGGGGTGGGCCTGGAGACCTGGGGCACGGGCGCGCCGATCATCGACGACTGCATGGCCAACTTCGAGTGCCGGATCAGCCAGGCCTTCGACGCCGGGGACCACCGGGTGATCGTGGGCGAGATCCTGCGCGTCCGCTTCGACCCCGCGCATGAGCCGCTGGTCTATCTGCAGGGCCGCTTCCGCAAGGTCCACGTGGATGACGAGTAG
- a CDS encoding SIMPL domain-containing protein: MKTLFRAAALGALLVTAGAASAASAQTVLTAADVQFKATTLNLSAFGETRVAPDMAAITLGVNIEAPTAAEAMKANAARMSQVVAAIKKAGIDSRDIQTSGLNLNPQYAYEQNQPPKLTGYQAANQVTIRVRDLAKLGQTVDATVTAGANTINGISFGLTDPKAAEDAARREAVKALEAKAALYAQATGYKLVRLVSLNEFGGYAPEPPRPMMMMAAKREFADSTPIEGGELRVRVDVSATYEAAR, translated from the coding sequence ATGAAGACCCTGTTCCGCGCCGCCGCCCTCGGGGCGCTGCTTGTCACCGCCGGCGCGGCCTCCGCCGCCAGCGCTCAGACCGTGCTGACGGCCGCCGACGTGCAGTTCAAGGCCACGACCCTAAACCTGTCGGCCTTCGGCGAAACCCGCGTGGCGCCGGACATGGCCGCCATCACCCTGGGCGTGAACATCGAGGCCCCCACCGCCGCCGAGGCGATGAAAGCCAACGCCGCCCGCATGAGCCAGGTGGTCGCCGCCATCAAGAAGGCCGGCATCGACAGCCGCGACATCCAGACCTCCGGCCTGAACCTGAACCCGCAGTACGCCTATGAGCAGAACCAGCCTCCGAAGCTGACCGGCTATCAAGCGGCCAACCAGGTGACGATTCGCGTGCGCGACCTGGCCAAGCTGGGCCAGACCGTGGACGCCACCGTCACCGCCGGCGCCAACACCATCAACGGCATCAGCTTCGGCCTGACCGACCCGAAGGCCGCCGAAGACGCCGCCCGCCGCGAAGCGGTCAAGGCGCTGGAAGCCAAGGCCGCGCTCTACGCCCAGGCCACCGGCTACAAGCTAGTCCGCCTGGTGTCGCTGAACGAGTTCGGCGGCTACGCGCCCGAGCCCCCGCGTCCGATGATGATGATGGCGGCCAAGCGCGAATTCGCGGACTCCACGCCCATCGAGGGCGGCGAGCTGCGGGTGCGCGTGGACGTGTCGGCGACCTATGAGGCCGCCCGCTAA